The segment tTTAGAAggctaatatctttttattttcccctCAATTTAAATCACAgctgaaataatataatataccttatattttaatttgaaaaaaaaaaaaaaaaaaatgtttaaaaaaggtcaattttgattgatttttggtcaattaagtttttaatatttattaaaaagttaataaaataagctaCTAAGGCTGTGTTGAATAGAGATCACAATAATATTCGGGGGGGGGATGAATTGATTATGAGTTTTTGAGTAActatacaattaataatttaaatgtgaGGGGTTACTCACCTAAATAGGGGCCTTAGCCCTctcaatctttaaaataatacaagagGGAAAAGTTGCATGATTACTGATGATGTATTCAACCATATATTACGTCATTTTTATGTAACTTCCTCTCCCCcatgattaatagaaatacaaggttataccataacgtgtgtaAGACGGATGTTTGCCTTTCaaaacgctttttaatattgacgtcatagtgtatgagtgatTTCATGTTCGGTCAAAATCTGTGTTTCTTATCCAACAATTGGTACGATACATGAAATTGACAATTATAGTAAAAGTGACGttatagactatgattggttgcgtggtTTGTCAAAATTTGTGTAACTTGCCAAgtagttggtacgatacatcaaattgaaaattctagaaagtccgattacatgatgatctaatcttatatttctattaaccttgcactCCCCCTCTTTTGAGTTGGTTACTTTTAACTAAAGttgccatttttgtaatgaaaatactaagttgagtaatttaaaaaggaaaaacgattggTGTACGTGTATTTTccgtttttattattcattattaaataagttgAGGTGGTTTTGATCTCGAaatgaatatgaatttaaaaataattaccgTTTTTTTGTTGCTCCACTAATGCTTGATGGTGAAATCGTAGTATTGGCTTTGTTATATTGGGGTTTCcctgaattatttatattcatttttttgtatatgtctCCTTTTTCTATTGTTATCGTTTTTTCTTATGGTTTACACGAGGGAGTTGCGCTCTCATTATATACACTCGGTAGaggttttgttaaaattgtatagaaagttcttctctttatagtccccccccccctaaaacaACAATATCTAGTTTCTATATACATATGacaggcagctgatgttaaTAAGGGTAGCCATTAAGTAAAACCAATTGTATAGCTCCCATCTTCTCCTTGCCCTTTTTTATCAACTCTACTTATGACtatagatcaaaaataatatcatcgcccaatatgttaaattaataaaaccgGAAATCAATATGttaatcttgacaatttgaaaatgctTGAGAGGAGAGCTGCATAGCCATAATGACGtgtcattaaattagctgcaagaaGCCGtgagaagaaataattaaacacTTACTGTACTCCATATCTAGCAAATTAGCTAATTTTCTAATGCTAACTGTCTGACATCCgagatggaaaaatatatttttatattctggaGTCTAGAAAGGAAAATTCAGTAATTCACTAACCTCCAACACTAATGACTAAACGTTAGGTAATTTGCTTAAAAGTATTAGATTATTTTGTTGAACAACTCGATAAAGTTAAGGAAATAGTCTTAGTTACaacaacatttatattatattcgttaatctaatttttttttttttaattctaattatACTCTTTGGCatgtttcaattttgttttatcgTTGcttcaaataactatttttgtcATTGCTACATTACGatccaaattgttttttattacgaAAATACACCCAATATTAAGAATATGTTGATGTTATGTAATAAGAACGAAATGATCATGTTAAAAACATAACGGACATAGATCTTAATTTGCCACTTAtcttcaatataataaatatagaattcaATGAATTAGTTTGCCTATACTACGAAATTTCTTAATAAGAAGGATTTTTAAACCTCTAGAATACACGGTTGACAgaattgaaattgtaaaatagTATTTGCATTTCCAAAACGAagtagaagataaaaaaaaataataataatggtaaacagataaataaagaatctaAATTTTGCTGAATATCTTTCATcgtattatttttaacttatttgtcCACTCAATACTAAAACAATGGTGTaactattttgttatattttacctataatcttcaataaaacatcttataattagctcttatggcaaaaatttactaattatcagttatttatttatttggagatCCAAGATCTTCATtgaagtattataataatacaataaagtcCAGTTACAGTGTTTAAAAGAGGATTCCCTACCAGAGTTGAGAGTTGCAATGGCATTCATATATTCCAAAAGTAGAATTTTATggaacttccttttttattatagatgtATACAACGATTCCGTAGAAGACGTGGAGGCATTGGTCTATCTAATGCTTCGTGGTTAAGATACATCTAAATCAGCATGAGTTACTTCACACACAGTTCAACATtagtatttgaataataatcaactactttataagtaatattttggTAATCTGATAAGCTATTTGAAAAAGTTAGCAGTAGAATGACTTATTCTTTCGATGGATCTTAACCACGGTCACTTCCATCTTTGGTAATGATGTTATTGTGAAAGAGGCCTGGCTTTTTGTAATTGATACCTGAATACATTTATGTcacacatataatatatatcatattgaaTCTCAAAGTTTTGGTACctaaaattcaataaaagagattaatattttatataaattttttatccagaatgaaaatatatttttttaattctaataatCTCAAATGAAATATTCTAGATGCCCAAAAGTAATGTtgctaatattaatttaaaaataataattatctatatgttttcctttcttttaaCTCAAGCaagaatttgcaaaaatataaggAATTTAAATGGTTTAATTATGAGTCTATGTCAACTCTGTAACATGCAATAAGATTCGTTTAATATTTGGAGTAGCATTTTTACCCCTATACACTAATTATGTAAAAAGAGGATGTTTACTAACAGAGGGATTTATGTGTacgtaaatcatataaaattattatgttggaaTCATACTTTATTGTTGTAAACAATATAAGTCAATATTATACAAAGTTTagcatgtaattttttttaaatttgtatattataaatgataatggACAATGTTCAATTTCTATTTCAGCGTTCCAGAGTACTCAAAATCCATATTTCCGACAAATCTTCGACTTTCAAACATGTACCAAGTCTATTACATCAACTGGACACGTGCTTTTTTTACTGCATTCATTCcgtttattcttttaattctacttaatggaaaaatagttaatcaaataaaaaaagcagATAAATTTATTAGTGTAAGTTCATTaatcatctttttatttatagtctTAAAGTTAAGGAGgagatactttttatattatttagtgttTTGCATACTTTTAGTGACATTTTATCGGATTAAGATATTGTGTAATTACTAGAGTTGTTAAAATAGAGATTCGAGGAAGGACGTATTATCTGCTACTCCAATTTATAAAAGAGCTTTAAAGTTGTATTGGCCTCTGAGTATATCCCTAAAATGACCCCTATTAAAAATGCAGTTGGAAATGTTATAAAACGTgagtaaaatttgtattatggTGAGTCGGCGGTTGTTGGTACAAATTTAGAGTACTtcataacagaaaaaaaaaagtattctaaaaatatgacttttattCAACAAGTTCATGCCCAGGTCATCTtagaatattttaacaaaatagatatacattaaaaaatttcactCGCCCATAAAAACAACAGTCTTAGACATAGCCCTAGTTAAAAGCTTATACATATAGATGACAACTATTCTTGTATGGATGAAGATTTccttaaaaattggaatattatCAAACCAGActtatgttcaaaataataatttaaatttttttttctaaactacaaaaatattatctcttATTCGTTTGCAGGAGTCAACAAACTCTCAAAAAAGTGAGACAAAATTAGCACGCATCCTCGTATTGCTCGTCTTTTCCTTCCTCATTTGCAATTTAGGAAAAGTTGTTTTGAACATTTATGATATTCACATGCTTGGAACGATTGAGGCCTGCTCTCAAGCTCAACTTACATTTAAATCTCCCTTCTGGGTGGTCATTATGATATCAGTCAATCATCTACTTTTTGTTATGAATTCAAGCACAAACCTTATTCTTTTTTCTGTCATTGGAACTCAGTTCAAAATGACTCTTCTCACGATTCTGCGACTTCGCTCAGTTCCAAAACAAACCATAAGGTAAAGTGATATAACAATACCCTTTACACATTCACTTACGATACATCCTTTTATCAATAGGAAAAATTACGTACTTAATGACAATCCTCATGTTAAAactcattttgacaaaaattcattcaaatcaACGTACAATCATTCTGTAAGAACTACGAATATAGATTTATGTTAGAAAGGAGAGATGTAGAAATTGCTGTCAAATATACGTATAACTTTCTATTTGATGTAtatcttaaattatttgtatttgtgtatttttttaaagtgttaatcgtgttaactaaatttgttttttctttcttggtAATTCTAAAAGAATGTGAAAAAATCTCCTAGATTTACATAAATgtttacaacaataaaaaaaatattgatcaaataaaagtgtttttattatggTGTTCATAGTAATGTgtgctccattaaaatctgaacactttgaattttataattcaataatatataatttagtatttagcaatagaatttcaacaaattatatccATGTAAACCctacatttaaatttgaaatctgATTTAAACCAttcagaataaatttatttctaggttgttatattgtattttttaagtataatgtTATTAGCTTTTTTTCAagggaaaattgtattttattctatttttgtatatatatacggcattatattaataacttaggAGAATACCTAAAAtgacagagaaaaaaatataaacataaagtatttttttaatgtttatattaaaatttacccACGGGTACGAATAAAgcattaattacatattattcaagTTAAATCAGAGTTCAGAGGCTTTTatttgatacccatatcaatACTTTACGATTCGCCATTGCGAAGCTATAgcaaaagaatacaaacaatcaacgtgatttttgcctttttcttttttggagcccccaaaaataaattatcaagggacaaaatccaaatgactggtatatttagtttatatagACCTTGGATAACgggaaaaagtaaaatattgaaaggttaaaaaaaaaagttaaaatttgaatagttCTACTAATGTTGGTGGAAGAATTTTGCAGAGAATAAATTTACTGGGAATAAAATTACCAGAAATGTGTTTACCTAGTACCAGAACTTTAAATAACTGGACTACAGACTGTATTTTTCCTATTTCCCGAAcgagtcattttttcttatattacacAAGAGAACAATTATTagtttattacatacatacatatgatctattttatgacaatttttttgttttatcaacgATGTACTGAATAAATCATGTAAGGCAAATACAGGGGATAATGCATAAGCTtgttgatcatatttttttcgttttccaAGGAATGTGTAGGATctattattatctaaatattatctacatattttgGTCATTTCATGTTAAATCCACGCACAAAATGTCATCCGATAATCTCGCAGAGTTATTTGAATCATGGTAAATGAATTCGAATAAGGGTTGCTAAACTCTAGTATGCAAATAAgtattgtttttgataaataaacaaaataatatgtaataacataCTTTTGCTTCGtttcaaaaagaatacaatttcttgttgatccctcgttgtaTTTAAGTCTAtttattggccattttattatttatatgaagacatTTTGGCTATTACATggaattacaaatttatagctacgcTTTCATTAGAaaattactaagcaatattataatactgtatttaataaaatactatgtcgATTTTAATATTGcgaaatatctatatatatattttaaaaatggccaagaaataatatgatggtAATAAATATATGGGAGTAAATAAGAGATATGTGggagttggtatgattgatttatttggctAACGATTATTCaggcctttttttctgtttcttttcggatgaaaggttgcgtgacacAAAAAAGTTACGACATCCCTATGTTTTCTAATATTTCCgtccctattaaaaaaaataatattattacatgtAAATTAGATAAATTCACTCTCTATCGTTCGTCAGTGCTCTCCCTGGATATTGAATATTCTTTCTCCAAtgtgtgaatatatattataataaaacttgtaGCAACTAGTCCCTTTGTACagatttttatatctaaaattcaACACAATCAAATGATTGTGTTTTGAATTCTGAGAAAGTTATATCAAAtgatagcaaaataatcaataatttaattgtcGAATGTTGCAACTGAACAGAATTTCTTctagtttttttgtattgtattaaTTGCTAACTCTTCTTCTGAACCAAATATCTGATCATGAtagatttatactttttacagaTAGGCctaagtttttaattaataaatgaaagctaaattattgtaatttcatgtttgttcatttttgttttattattatatttcttttatatacaaatatatactataaattaaatattaccttAACACTAAGatcaactatatatttatgacatcTATCGTTTATAGttaaatgaatacattaatatctattaaaaaaaatggtttatgtgcatttattttgattgttaattataattaaatgaggcCAATAATCTTGTTCAACGACttccatattttcatttttctcccCCTCCCCCTGCCCCCCTGAAAAAGGATTATAACAAGTAAATATCCGATTAAACATTCTCAAAGATAGAGAAGCAGGtcaagattaacaaaaaaaaatgctactTGATAGGatgttatttatcaattaatccaatcggtccttggaatttttcataaaaatatggatggtttattaagatatatatatgaaatatgtattaagagtaTTGCAcacatcttgcaaaaaaatattatatttttcatgataatacaatataatacaaacattttatattggttcttagttacataatttattttattatataaatgaataattaaaaagaggaaaaacaccctTATTGACGTTATGAGAGGTCGATTTTACGTTCTTTAAagaccgacaagtgggactgggcTGGATGAGACCGGCCTGGACTGCGGTCCTCGGTCATAAATTAGGACCGACATAACAATTTCTGTAgaaattcattgaaaattattataggGCTAGAGGAGTGCCTCCACCGGAGAAGGAGTACATGATTTTAAATAGGATGGATATACAGCTATAAAATTCCAGGTGAAATAATCCCGTTCGTGTGCCTTGCCGCGTAGAGCATTTCCTGGACCTTGGAAATGACGTTCTCTATTTTAAGACACTCGTCATTTTGAGAGttgaagtatataaaaataatgccacaaaatgaataaaaaacttttctttatacCTAATATAAACTTATGACATGGTCTTATGCGATAaacttgcatattttttttaatttgttgaataacAATTACATCTTGTAATaagttatacaatttaaatatcctCACGTTCAAAACAAAAAGTTGGGTAGTTAATCAGAACTAAAAGATCAGTAACTATGATCAAGGGCGTCCACATAATTATATTGGTGCTTGgttttttgactctttttttaaattctaaaattaaatttattttgaaaaaaaaattaaaaaattaaatttttaggaaaattatttcaaattttaaatttttgtgaaaaaaaaatcaaaaattaa is part of the Lepeophtheirus salmonis chromosome 7, UVic_Lsal_1.4, whole genome shotgun sequence genome and harbors:
- the LOC121122132 gene encoding FMRFamide receptor, which codes for MDVKNSSLPISPELLKYCYNSSITKMESKVNIVFWVEGVILGIVAVLGIIGNILTIIVLARISLNNVFNQLILALCVTDCFFNVFSLIEYSAKKAFGFISYDTPIYKDLWPKFIYPLHNITFTCSLFITLSVAIERYIAVCHPFLIHHRFQNSQRSVKKRTCQYLLPTILGSILVNVPKFFEFKVKEVSVPEYSKSIFPTNLRLSNMYQVYYINWTRAFFTAFIPFILLILLNGKIVNQIKKADKFISESTNSQKSETKLARILVLLVFSFLICNLGKVVLNIYDIHMLGTIEACSQAQLTFKSPFWVVIMISVNHLLFVMNSSTNLILFSVIGTQFKMTLLTILRLRSVPKQTIRKNYVLNDNPHVKTHFDKNSFKSTYNHSVRTTNIDLC